From the Corticium candelabrum chromosome 2, ooCorCand1.1, whole genome shotgun sequence genome, one window contains:
- the LOC134176097 gene encoding complement factor B-like isoform X1, which yields MKLSFLILAVTALACMQFSLAKSAVCNGRSKCSSCQCSALEKCGKQIFSDDEQSRFPDKQVSSCMNCKWVLSVVGNKRVRLTFSQFVLGSGDKVHIYDGNSKKSPLIVSYREGDSPTDVVSSGSSMTVNVNTDRCGQNPLINASFEAIDCGNLFYMKPGRGKLEQIQSPNFPQKYPSKLDCIWMFVSIDNSLLSARINIEVVGTGGSGAKLIIQKSLEVSRSHSHVHKYYGKTKRNKALTFRNTPGFTIKFFSDRENRGKGFSLNVVALAQGPHCPIPNSFKNGFVSLINFGRTAKYDCCDGYKLYGSYKRSCSNRRWTPSNTPTCKSVSFCTLPLNMEVFNRSTNVAIGEEVSLYCTRGFRLSNSLKLLPALCDCNGKWNITTNPLPCEDYFCTSPPPSPTAEGVTSFEDEKKQATFPVGSRVNYTCPNEYNLDGIPYRVCTEDLDWEPHSIVHNCRRNLKVCPDPGEPENGIRRTKSFAAGRLASFGCKPGFTYHGTDLRTCIVDEKNNTFWDGKEGYCKSDFKSPMGLAFQLKETFTDRVGACVIEHNHTSSPVQTATASASTETATASASTVEINLPTEAYNKFPASPDCRGRTVVVGEGCIDLIYIVDCSKSVGKENFTSSLDFVGRSAALFNINNDTNRNDTARVALITYDNKVHPIFNLGEKATLVETITAINKTKFCGGATAVRKVLKFVREKVIPISRPQCKRAIFLFSDGVNNWAGDPIKEAQELKKEKGLEIYTIAFGVGKGKRVDSKALETLASNRNYHFKVEDASAIRDALKKAFTTKVDFCKTCGRAVAPKCRNQHNGVCLSETGAWPWMVAIYRIERGNPVFHCGGAVISECMILTAAHCLVGRNITELLVVVGDTQRFVKEFSEKTYTIEQVFIHQEYDSVSFNRDIALIKLNCNFTCSPYVRKVCLPTAQDNIYYRPGTKCIVAGWGATERRELGGNSSAKSTAMKELHLPIADKTVCIESTSPQYREDVTNYTVCAGDGTGNNDACDGDSGGPLFCKRESQSVIEVNIYVVIGIVSWGEGCGQKKKFGIFTNVLKLLEWIKKVLEFFRCPFKRDDEEEEDRCPEPKMQLY from the exons ATGAAACTCAGTTTCCTCATTCTCGCTGTGACTGCtctagcatgcatgcagttttcTTTGGCAAAGAGTGCGGTCTGCAATGGTAGAAGCAAATGCTCGTCGTGTCAATGCTCTG CTCTAGAGAAATGCGGAAAACAAATCTTTTCTGACGACGAGCAATCTCGATTTCCGGACAAGCAGGTGTCTTCATGTATGAACTGCAAGTGGGTGTTATCTGTTGTTGGCAACAAGCGAGTCAGACTTACGTTCTCACAATTTGTTCTTGGGTCTGGAGACAAAGTCCACATTTATGATGGTAATTCGAAGAAGTCTCCACTCATTGTTAGCTACAGAGAAGGCGACAGTCCAACTGATGTTGTCTCATCCGGGAGTTCGATGACGGTAAACGTTAATACAGATCGTTGTGGGCAGAATCCTTTGATAAACGCATCTTTTGAAGCTATTG aTTGTGGAAATCTGTTTTATATGAAACCAGGAAGGGGAAAATTAGAGCAGATTCAGTCTCCTAACTTTCCACAAAAGTATCCGAGCAAATTGGATTGCATATGGATGTTCGTCAGCATTGACAATTCGCTGCTATCAGCACGTATCAATATCGAGGTTGTCGGTACTGGAGGATCAGGAGCCAAACTGATCATTCAGAAATCTCTAGAAGTGTCAAGATCGCACAGCCACGTGCATAAGTACTATGGAAAAACTAAACGAAACAAAGCATTAACATTTAGAAACACACCTGGATTTACAATCAAATTTTTTTCTGATCGAGAAAACCGGGGGAAAGGATTTTCACTGAATGTTGTTGCTCTTGCACAAG GTCCTCATTGTCCTATCCCCAATAGCTTTAAAAATGGCTTTGTGAGTCTAATCAATTTTGGTAGGACTGCCAAATATGATTGTTGTGATGGGTATAAACTCTATGGAAGTTATAAGCGATCCTGCTCTAACAGAAGATGGACGCCTTCAAACACTCCTACATGCAAAT CTGTAAGTTTTTGCACTTTGCCGTTGAATATGGAAGTTTTCAATAGATCTACTAATGTGGCAATCGGAGAAGAAGTGAGTCTCTACTGTACACGAGGATTTAGGCTTTCGAATTCGCTCAAATTATTGCCAGCATTGTGTGATTGCAATGGCAAGTGGAACATAACTACTAACCCATTACCATGCGAAG ACTATTTCTGTACCTCTCCACCTCCGTCTCCTACTGCAGAAGGCGTGACATCGTTTGAAGATGAGAAGAAGCAAGCAACGTTTCCCGTCGGATCGAGAGTGAACTATACGTGTCCGAACGAGTATAACTTAGATGGCATTCCTTATCGCGTTTGCACTGAAGATCTCGATTGGGAGCCACATTCGATAGTTCACAATTGCCGCA GAAACCTTAAAGTTTGTCCGGATCCTGGAGAACCGGAGAATGGAATTCGTAGAACAAAGTCGTTTGCGGCAGGGCGTCTCGCTTCCTTTGGCTGTAAACCTGGGTTTACATATCATGGAACCGACTTGCGTACTTGTATCGTTGATGAGAAAAACAACACGTTTTGGGATGGCAAGGAAGGTTACTGTAAAA GCGATTTTAAGTCTCCAATGGGTTTAGCATTTCAACTGAAAGAAACGTTTACTGACCGTGTGGGGGCATGCGTTATTGAACATAATCATACCTCTTCACCTGTTCAAACAGCAACTGCTTCTGCTTCAACTGAAACTGCAACTGCTTCCGCTTCAACTGTTGAAATAAATTTGCCCACTGAGGCTTACAATAAATTTCCTGCGTCACCAGATTGCAGAGGCCGTACAGTGGTTGTTGGAGAAGGATGCATTGATCTAATATATATAGTAGATTGCTCAAAAAGCGTAGGCAAAGAAAACTTCACTAGCAGTCTGGACTTTGTGGGTCGCTCAGCAGCgctgtttaatatcaacaacgaCACTAATAGAAATGATACTGCGAGAGTAGCTCTCATCACATACGACAACAAAGTGCACCCCATATTTAATTTGGGAGAAAAGGCAACCCTAGTTGAAACGATTACCGCAATAAACAAAACTAAGTTCTGCGGAGGCGCAACCGCAGTGAGAAAAGTATTGAAATTCGTTAGAGAAAAGGTAATTCCAATAAGTAGACCACAATGTAAAAGAGCCATATTTCTGTTTTCTGACGGTGTAAACAATTGGGCAGGAGACCCAATAAAAGAAGCACAGGAACTAAAGAAAGAAAAAGGATTAGAAATTTACACTATAGCCTTTGGAGTTGGGAAAGGTAAAAGGGTTGACTCGAAAGCACTGGAAACGCTCGCATCCAATCGCAATTATCATTTTAAAGTGGAAGACGCATCTGCCATAAGAGATGCATTGAAGAAAGCATTTACAACTAAAGTTG ACTTTTGCAAAACTTGTGGTAGAGCTGTTGCTCCAAAATGTAGAAACCAGCACAATGGAGTGTGTCTTTCGGAAACAGGTGCGTGGCCTTGGATGGTTGCCATTTACAGGATTGAAAGAGGCAATCCCGTTTTTCATTGCGGAGGCGCGGTGATTAGCGAATGTATGATTTTGACCGCAGCTCACTGCCTCGTTGGTCGCAACATTACGGAACTATTAGTTGTTGTCGGAGACACGCAGCGATTTGTGAAAGAATTTAGCGAGAAAACATACACAATTGAACAAGTTTTTATACATCAGGAATATGATTCAGTCTCCTTTAATCGAGACATCGCTCTGATAAAGTTGAATTGCAATTTCACATGCTCTCCGTACGTGCGAAAAGTTTGTTTGCCAACTGCACAGGACAATATTTACTACCGTCCGGGAACCAAGTGTATAGTGGCAGGATGGGGAGCCACGGAAAGAAGGGAACTAGGCGGAAATTCGAGCGCAAAGTCGACTGCCATGAAGGAACTTCATCTTCCTAttgcagacaaaacagtttGTATAGAAAGCACTTCCCCTCAATATAGGGAAGATGTCACAAACTATACAGTTTGCGCTGGAGACGGTACTGGCAACAATGACGCTTGCGATGGTGATTCAGGAGGACCTCTCTTTTGTAAACGCGAAAGTCAAAGTGTTATTGAAGTGAACATTTATGTTGTCATAGGAATAGTGAGTTGGGGAGAAGGATGTGGACAAAAGAAAAAGTTCGGCATATTTACAAACGTATTGAAACTGCTAGAATGGATCAAAAAAGTGTTGGAATTTTTCCGCTGTCCGTTCAAACGCGACGACGAAGAAGAGGAAGACCGGTGCCCTGAACCTAAAATGCAACTGTACTGA
- the LOC134176097 gene encoding uncharacterized protein LOC134176097 isoform X2 produces the protein MKLSFLILAVTALACMQFSLAKSAVCNGRSKCSSCQCSALEKCGKQIFSDDEQSRFPDKQVSSCMNCKWVLSVVGNKRVRLTFSQFVLGSGDKVHIYDGNSKKSPLIVSYREGDSPTDVVSSGSSMTVNVNTDRCGQNPLINASFEAIDCGNLFYMKPGRGKLEQIQSPNFPQKYPSKLDCIWMFVSIDNSLLSARINIEVVGTGGSGAKLIIQKSLEVSRSHSHVHKYYGKTKRNKALTFRNTPGFTIKFFSDRENRGKGFSLNVVALAQGPHCPIPNSFKNGFVSLINFGRTAKYDCCDGYKLYGSYKRSCSNRRWTPSNTPTCKSVSFCTLPLNMEVFNRSTNVAIGEEVSLYCTRGFRLSNSLKLLPALCDCNGKWNITTNPLPCEDYFCTSPPPSPTAEGVTSFEDEKKQATFPVGSRVNYTCPNEYNLDGIPYRVCTEDLDWEPHSIVHNCRRNLKVCPDPGEPENGIRRTKSFAAGRLASFGCKPGFTYHGTDLRTCIVDEKNNTFWDGKEGYCKSDFKSPMGLAFQLKETFTDRVGACVIEHNHTSSPVQTATASASTETATASASTVEINLPTEAYNKFPASPDCRGRTVVVGEGCIDLIYIVDCSKSVGKENFTSSLDFVGRSAALFNINNDTNRNDTARVALITYDNKVHPIFNLGEKATLVETITAINKTKFCGGATAVRKVLKFVREKETQ, from the exons ATGAAACTCAGTTTCCTCATTCTCGCTGTGACTGCtctagcatgcatgcagttttcTTTGGCAAAGAGTGCGGTCTGCAATGGTAGAAGCAAATGCTCGTCGTGTCAATGCTCTG CTCTAGAGAAATGCGGAAAACAAATCTTTTCTGACGACGAGCAATCTCGATTTCCGGACAAGCAGGTGTCTTCATGTATGAACTGCAAGTGGGTGTTATCTGTTGTTGGCAACAAGCGAGTCAGACTTACGTTCTCACAATTTGTTCTTGGGTCTGGAGACAAAGTCCACATTTATGATGGTAATTCGAAGAAGTCTCCACTCATTGTTAGCTACAGAGAAGGCGACAGTCCAACTGATGTTGTCTCATCCGGGAGTTCGATGACGGTAAACGTTAATACAGATCGTTGTGGGCAGAATCCTTTGATAAACGCATCTTTTGAAGCTATTG aTTGTGGAAATCTGTTTTATATGAAACCAGGAAGGGGAAAATTAGAGCAGATTCAGTCTCCTAACTTTCCACAAAAGTATCCGAGCAAATTGGATTGCATATGGATGTTCGTCAGCATTGACAATTCGCTGCTATCAGCACGTATCAATATCGAGGTTGTCGGTACTGGAGGATCAGGAGCCAAACTGATCATTCAGAAATCTCTAGAAGTGTCAAGATCGCACAGCCACGTGCATAAGTACTATGGAAAAACTAAACGAAACAAAGCATTAACATTTAGAAACACACCTGGATTTACAATCAAATTTTTTTCTGATCGAGAAAACCGGGGGAAAGGATTTTCACTGAATGTTGTTGCTCTTGCACAAG GTCCTCATTGTCCTATCCCCAATAGCTTTAAAAATGGCTTTGTGAGTCTAATCAATTTTGGTAGGACTGCCAAATATGATTGTTGTGATGGGTATAAACTCTATGGAAGTTATAAGCGATCCTGCTCTAACAGAAGATGGACGCCTTCAAACACTCCTACATGCAAAT CTGTAAGTTTTTGCACTTTGCCGTTGAATATGGAAGTTTTCAATAGATCTACTAATGTGGCAATCGGAGAAGAAGTGAGTCTCTACTGTACACGAGGATTTAGGCTTTCGAATTCGCTCAAATTATTGCCAGCATTGTGTGATTGCAATGGCAAGTGGAACATAACTACTAACCCATTACCATGCGAAG ACTATTTCTGTACCTCTCCACCTCCGTCTCCTACTGCAGAAGGCGTGACATCGTTTGAAGATGAGAAGAAGCAAGCAACGTTTCCCGTCGGATCGAGAGTGAACTATACGTGTCCGAACGAGTATAACTTAGATGGCATTCCTTATCGCGTTTGCACTGAAGATCTCGATTGGGAGCCACATTCGATAGTTCACAATTGCCGCA GAAACCTTAAAGTTTGTCCGGATCCTGGAGAACCGGAGAATGGAATTCGTAGAACAAAGTCGTTTGCGGCAGGGCGTCTCGCTTCCTTTGGCTGTAAACCTGGGTTTACATATCATGGAACCGACTTGCGTACTTGTATCGTTGATGAGAAAAACAACACGTTTTGGGATGGCAAGGAAGGTTACTGTAAAA GCGATTTTAAGTCTCCAATGGGTTTAGCATTTCAACTGAAAGAAACGTTTACTGACCGTGTGGGGGCATGCGTTATTGAACATAATCATACCTCTTCACCTGTTCAAACAGCAACTGCTTCTGCTTCAACTGAAACTGCAACTGCTTCCGCTTCAACTGTTGAAATAAATTTGCCCACTGAGGCTTACAATAAATTTCCTGCGTCACCAGATTGCAGAGGCCGTACAGTGGTTGTTGGAGAAGGATGCATTGATCTAATATATATAGTAGATTGCTCAAAAAGCGTAGGCAAAGAAAACTTCACTAGCAGTCTGGACTTTGTGGGTCGCTCAGCAGCgctgtttaatatcaacaacgaCACTAATAGAAATGATACTGCGAGAGTAGCTCTCATCACATACGACAACAAAGTGCACCCCATATTTAATTTGGGAGAAAAGGCAACCCTAGTTGAAACGATTACCGCAATAAACAAAACTAAGTTCTGCGGAGGCGCAACCGCAGTGAGAAAAGTATTGAAATTCGTTAGAGAAAAG GAGACCCAATAA